A stretch of the Leptospira bandrabouensis genome encodes the following:
- a CDS encoding putative porin, whose protein sequence is MVPKILKFTLLFLLLNINPISAEIIWGPTLEKSGGEYIFETGNKYPNLSGIRGGSRISFPRSFTLFGIQGIVTKDRFEISGALKTTGWYQKSGQARDEDFFLGSISTENTTNIATREWSYRDSATVYAGSRNFADGKGKSTVSENRAEFFGRYYFQSANPNYWADGSGFFLSAGARYSYFKYYFYDVNQFIESSPVFYGPIGLGLSFSNDLWEFFGGGGYRHSEGDFYLDISFMPSFGRIKTRDFHVQRSINFFSENYGLGWTSKAEVGYKISSIWLSYLRVNHRRFFSEGRFTSQGGLTTEDIASNLVSGFKSHINIKDYSIEIGVLNKLDWDQKLINNEKVE, encoded by the coding sequence TTGGTGCCGAAAATACTTAAATTTACTTTATTATTTTTACTCTTAAACATAAACCCCATTTCTGCAGAAATCATCTGGGGACCAACACTTGAAAAATCTGGCGGCGAATATATATTCGAAACGGGAAACAAATACCCAAACTTATCAGGGATTCGCGGAGGTTCACGAATCTCATTTCCAAGATCATTTACGTTATTTGGCATCCAAGGAATCGTAACCAAGGATCGCTTCGAAATTAGTGGAGCGCTAAAAACCACAGGATGGTATCAAAAATCAGGACAAGCACGTGATGAAGACTTTTTTCTCGGTTCCATCTCTACTGAAAACACTACCAATATAGCAACACGTGAATGGAGTTATAGAGACTCTGCGACGGTATATGCAGGTAGTCGAAATTTTGCAGACGGAAAAGGCAAATCAACAGTCTCCGAAAATAGAGCCGAATTCTTTGGCAGATATTACTTTCAAAGTGCAAATCCAAATTACTGGGCAGACGGGTCAGGTTTCTTTCTATCAGCCGGAGCCAGGTATTCTTATTTTAAATATTATTTTTATGATGTGAATCAATTCATAGAATCTAGTCCTGTTTTTTATGGGCCGATAGGGCTTGGATTGAGTTTCTCAAATGATCTCTGGGAATTTTTTGGTGGCGGTGGATACCGCCATTCTGAGGGAGATTTCTATCTCGATATAAGTTTTATGCCATCATTTGGAAGAATCAAAACAAGGGATTTTCATGTACAAAGATCCATCAATTTTTTCTCAGAAAATTATGGTTTAGGTTGGACATCAAAGGCTGAGGTTGGTTACAAGATAAGTTCAATTTGGCTGAGTTATTTAAGGGTCAATCATCGAAGGTTTTTTTCAGAGGGAAGATTCACTTCGCAAGGTGGTCTTACAACAGAAGATATTGCATCCAATTTAGTTAGTGGATTTAAATCTCACATTAATATAAAAGATTATTCAATCGAAATAGGTGTTCTAAACAAATTAGATTGGGACCAAAAACTAATTAATAATGAAAAAGTGGAATAA
- a CDS encoding ParA family protein has translation MGKTDPLLTEEEAAKFVGLGTKEFTEKAVDLKIPGWKSKEFKQSILLKYFEPIERDGFDSHVIAVSNQKGGEGKTTISLYLAEALAENHKVLLIDWDPQANATQLFLKDEVPSVMDYLGYRGKKAKNIEPAIKTIGENFDLLPSTLELANLTTPYERDDFELLNEAILPLRSRYEYIIIDCPPSLGLILENALICADYILVPIQTRAFSLQGIRDLYETFLKIQRKANQRLKLLGAVLNQYEGQKALAGLAEGVKRYFPVFETVIQRREAIPQAQAKMSFLAKVDLATMKNFRELAAEVKSKIDVQKN, from the coding sequence ATGGGAAAAACTGATCCTTTATTGACTGAAGAGGAAGCTGCCAAATTCGTTGGTTTGGGTACCAAAGAGTTTACTGAAAAAGCGGTGGACCTAAAAATACCTGGTTGGAAATCCAAAGAATTTAAACAGTCGATTTTGTTAAAATATTTCGAACCTATCGAAAGAGATGGTTTTGATAGTCATGTAATTGCAGTATCGAACCAAAAGGGAGGGGAAGGGAAAACAACGATTAGTTTGTATTTAGCCGAAGCTCTCGCAGAAAACCACAAGGTATTATTGATTGATTGGGACCCTCAAGCAAATGCCACTCAGCTTTTTTTGAAAGATGAAGTACCATCTGTAATGGATTATTTAGGATACCGAGGTAAGAAGGCGAAGAACATTGAACCGGCTATCAAAACAATTGGCGAAAATTTTGATTTACTTCCCTCTACCCTTGAACTTGCAAATTTAACCACTCCTTACGAAAGGGATGATTTCGAATTGTTAAACGAGGCGATCCTTCCTCTGCGGTCTCGCTATGAATATATAATTATAGATTGTCCCCCCTCCCTTGGCTTAATTTTAGAGAATGCTTTGATTTGCGCAGATTACATACTTGTGCCGATTCAAACTAGGGCTTTTAGTTTGCAGGGTATTCGGGATCTTTATGAAACGTTCCTGAAGATTCAAAGGAAAGCTAACCAAAGGTTGAAACTTTTGGGTGCTGTTTTAAATCAGTATGAAGGTCAAAAGGCACTTGCTGGTCTAGCTGAAGGAGTAAAAAGATATTTTCCTGTTTTTGAAACAGTGATCCAAAGACGAGAGGCCATTCCTCAGGCCCAGGCAAAAATGTCTTTCCTTGCTAAAGTTGACTTAGCAACTATGAAAAATTTTAGAGAACTTGCGGCAGAGGTTAAAAGTAAAATAGATGTCCAAAAAAACTGA
- a CDS encoding ParB/RepB/Spo0J family partition protein, whose amino-acid sequence MSKKTEFQALDLISAYSEKKKNPSHLELNQIFPNPTQPRLIGREDTADLVPSMERLGLIEPILVRKDKGKYLIVAGERRYRAAIKLGWKEIPAIVTDANEDVCYEMSLAENEKRKNLNPWEVGKAIQYLRKEKRKTAEEVSELLGYSGRYVKQLSSIARLDQKSVMELMISGKPLSVKNLEELLKRKENRGGETISPRPGSGSGRISINLSKLNGRVRDNFLKELGLLKKKYGINE is encoded by the coding sequence ATGTCCAAAAAAACTGAGTTCCAAGCTTTAGATTTAATCTCTGCGTATTCTGAGAAGAAAAAGAACCCTTCGCATTTAGAATTAAACCAGATTTTCCCGAACCCTACACAGCCACGTTTAATTGGTCGTGAAGACACGGCAGATTTAGTACCTTCAATGGAAAGGTTGGGATTAATAGAACCAATTCTTGTCAGGAAAGATAAAGGTAAGTATTTGATTGTTGCCGGGGAACGCCGGTACCGAGCTGCAATCAAATTGGGATGGAAAGAAATTCCTGCAATCGTCACGGATGCAAATGAGGACGTTTGTTACGAGATGTCACTTGCAGAGAATGAAAAGAGGAAAAACTTAAATCCATGGGAAGTGGGTAAAGCGATCCAGTATCTTCGTAAGGAAAAAAGAAAAACGGCAGAAGAAGTTTCAGAACTGTTGGGTTACAGCGGAAGATATGTGAAACAGCTTAGTAGTATAGCAAGGCTCGATCAAAAATCTGTAATGGAATTGATGATCAGTGGTAAACCGCTATCAGTAAAGAATCTCGAAGAATTGCTAAAACGTAAAGAAAACAGAGGGGGTGAAACCATTTCACCCCGACCAGGATCTGGTTCGGGCCGTATTAGTATCAATTTGAGTAAACTAAATGGAAGAGTGCGAGATAACTTTTTAAAAGAGCTCGGTTTACTCAAAAAGAAGTACGGAATCAACGAATAG
- a CDS encoding DUF1569 domain-containing protein — protein sequence MKSTLKLKTIDDIERELSIIVVCEKKQKADITLSQVYDFLAESIELSIQRIGSTTKRNTINKILGKYKFAKLLSKGSYTKANQIPGFPLKDLGDAESALLRLKTSLTAFKLHSGPFADHPVFGELDKKQWERIHGILAAFLFGYIQLYGDEKLRFAKDREQKKEKAFADKKQHQHHHQQKKKDDRDTKPSGHNSRKWKNKKKPHNKGNKNQGSGGGLR from the coding sequence ATGAAATCAACTTTAAAATTAAAAACGATAGACGATATTGAAAGAGAGTTATCAATTATTGTTGTTTGTGAAAAAAAACAAAAGGCAGACATCACATTAAGCCAAGTTTATGATTTTTTGGCAGAGTCTATCGAATTATCGATTCAAAGAATTGGTTCCACAACCAAAAGAAATACCATCAATAAAATATTAGGGAAATATAAGTTTGCAAAACTTCTTTCTAAAGGTAGTTATACCAAAGCAAACCAAATCCCAGGATTCCCTTTAAAAGATTTGGGCGATGCAGAATCTGCATTATTAAGATTAAAAACTTCTTTAACTGCTTTTAAATTACATTCAGGGCCTTTTGCTGATCATCCGGTATTTGGTGAACTAGATAAAAAACAATGGGAACGAATTCATGGAATTCTTGCTGCCTTTTTATTTGGTTACATCCAATTATATGGTGATGAGAAACTTAGGTTTGCCAAAGATAGAGAACAAAAGAAAGAAAAGGCTTTTGCAGATAAAAAACAACATCAACACCACCATCAGCAAAAGAAAAAAGACGACAGAGATACTAAGCCGAGTGGCCATAATAGTCGCAAATGGAAAAACAAAAAGAAACCTCATAACAAAGGAAATAAAAATCAGGGAAGTGGTGGTGGATTAAGATGA
- a CDS encoding NADPH-dependent FMN reductase, whose amino-acid sequence MKICLIAGSHRKNSQSLKVGKFLAEILKSKGIEVTLFDLGGNPLPLWEPSMWEKDSEIKKFWLEYSVGLGSADAYVFLSPEYAGMASPALKNFFLYLSGSDISHKPGLIITVSSGMGGSYPNAELRMSSYKNTRIVYLPDHVIVRHVESVLNAENPENKDDEYIRSRLIYTLNVLVEYAKAFATVRQSGVIDIKTYPFGL is encoded by the coding sequence ATGAAAATTTGTTTAATAGCCGGTAGCCACAGAAAGAACTCTCAATCATTGAAAGTAGGTAAATTCCTTGCAGAAATATTAAAATCAAAAGGTATCGAAGTTACACTTTTTGATTTAGGTGGAAATCCTCTTCCATTATGGGAACCATCTATGTGGGAAAAAGATTCAGAAATAAAGAAGTTTTGGTTAGAATACAGTGTTGGACTCGGGAGTGCCGATGCCTATGTTTTTTTATCTCCAGAATATGCCGGAATGGCTAGTCCTGCTCTGAAAAACTTTTTTCTTTACCTTAGTGGTAGTGATATTTCACACAAACCAGGACTGATTATTACTGTATCCAGTGGGATGGGCGGTAGTTATCCTAACGCCGAATTAAGAATGTCTAGTTATAAAAACACTCGGATTGTTTATTTGCCTGATCACGTGATTGTTCGGCATGTAGAGTCTGTCTTAAACGCTGAAAATCCTGAGAATAAGGATGATGAATACATAAGATCCAGACTTATATATACTTTAAACGTTTTAGTTGAATATGCAAAAGCTTTTGCTACCGTTCGTCAGAGTGGCGTAATCGATATAAAGACTTACCCTTTTGGATTGTAA
- a CDS encoding acyltransferase family protein — translation MEWELLGIILTGLAALYLWVFRIPYSIPHPLAAKQGRETRFDVLRGFAMVGIVLIHIHSYFQFFHPADQSVIRTTLFFSNLSRFSVPMFILTSAIFLRKKEGYWNSKLKNLVLPYTLASGIGYLVKYNHYNILEFIQFYFLGKVFAPFYFVPLLIQFYVLFYLFDKILTYKLFSRSLLLISLLLNLSSNLGLLDSILPKDYHSISILNYIFFFVFGIYIGLFYEKKDQTTKKGGVSLLFGTLTLLFLFFLILFSFDHVVDFKNHHLVYPIFFFFGVWEILPTFNRKISEWISYIGNNSLFIFLLHPFIIHLMHSVDPYSFGGPILGYIVTLILNVGIPIIIAFTIQKGKSLYRLRHSDER, via the coding sequence ATGGAATGGGAATTACTAGGGATCATACTAACGGGACTGGCTGCTTTGTATCTTTGGGTCTTCCGTATCCCCTACTCCATCCCACACCCACTGGCTGCAAAACAAGGAAGAGAAACCAGATTTGATGTCCTGAGAGGTTTTGCGATGGTTGGAATCGTTCTTATCCATATCCATTCATACTTCCAATTTTTTCATCCAGCCGATCAATCTGTGATCAGAACTACCTTATTTTTTTCAAACCTTTCTAGGTTTTCTGTGCCGATGTTTATACTAACATCTGCTATATTTTTGAGAAAAAAAGAGGGCTACTGGAATTCAAAGCTAAAAAATCTCGTTTTACCTTATACTCTAGCGTCTGGCATCGGTTATTTAGTAAAATACAATCATTACAATATATTAGAATTTATCCAATTTTATTTTTTGGGAAAAGTATTCGCGCCCTTTTATTTTGTCCCACTATTGATTCAGTTTTATGTATTGTTTTATCTGTTTGACAAAATTCTCACATACAAATTGTTTTCGAGGTCATTGTTACTTATTTCTCTTTTATTAAATTTATCTTCTAATTTGGGTTTGTTAGATTCCATACTTCCGAAAGATTACCATTCGATTTCTATTTTAAATTATATTTTTTTCTTTGTATTTGGTATCTACATAGGCCTTTTTTATGAAAAAAAAGATCAAACAACAAAAAAAGGGGGGGTATCGCTTTTATTTGGAACCCTCACCCTATTATTTTTATTCTTTCTAATTCTGTTTAGTTTTGACCATGTTGTGGATTTTAAAAATCACCACTTGGTGTATCCTATATTTTTCTTTTTTGGAGTTTGGGAAATTTTACCTACATTCAACAGAAAGATATCCGAATGGATATCCTATATTGGAAACAATAGCTTATTTATATTTCTGCTCCACCCCTTTATCATTCATTTGATGCATAGTGTGGATCCATATAGTTTTGGTGGCCCAATTCTCGGTTATATTGTTACTTTGATCTTAAACGTAGGAATCCCAATTATCATTGCTTTTACAATCCAAAAGGGTAAGTCTTTATATCGATTACGCCACTCTGACGAACGGTAG
- a CDS encoding Crp/Fnr family transcriptional regulator, translating to MSKLNIPPNQRIFKEGELNNAMYIILQGNVEIFFTVNNSQTRLALMKPGDFFGEMALFSSNPRSATARTITNCEVAVIESKQQLENFLVKNPKFAAKMVSIMADRLARTNELLISSMEKSVAKKIEFSNEVGKEHQIAISDVQDVE from the coding sequence ATGAGCAAACTCAACATTCCGCCAAATCAGAGAATCTTCAAAGAAGGGGAACTGAATAATGCGATGTACATCATCCTCCAAGGAAACGTTGAGATTTTTTTTACGGTGAACAATAGCCAGACGCGATTGGCACTTATGAAACCTGGAGATTTTTTTGGAGAAATGGCTTTGTTTAGCTCAAATCCAAGAAGTGCAACGGCGAGGACAATTACAAATTGCGAAGTTGCTGTGATTGAGAGTAAACAACAGTTGGAAAACTTTCTTGTCAAAAATCCAAAGTTTGCCGCAAAGATGGTATCGATTATGGCAGACCGTTTAGCACGCACAAATGAACTACTCATCAGTAGTATGGAAAAATCAGTAGCTAAGAAAATTGAATTTAGTAATGAAGTTGGAAAAGAACATCAAATAGCTATTAGTGATGTTCAAGATGTAGAATGA
- a CDS encoding HDOD domain-containing protein encodes MSIPPLITFQEDFLSGKLISKEYVHFSEIDCPELDVWIGRVVRSISLEFLHEILFTILSELLVNGCKANGKRVFFKEQGLNLWDDKDYARGIPMYKDEFGHNRKRVFLALDHSNYKITLSTICKEDYIEFRVRNNAKILPEEKNRILKRVEASKKYKNINDAYRESVDNEESSGLGIVLIHILLRNSGISNQFFQLMTTDDFTEVIIRIPKQLIPKENQTNIKNLLLREVNSLPPLPPQIQKLILIAKKKDVDWHEIAAQVEKDPAITAEILKIANSPLFGAHTPIISVLEGVKRIGLKNLESIFLTLGAKKILNSRYAKQVLVWTHSFKTSMYARFLIEDRKKHLKLLEPAIISALLHDLGRMVLLSLDLSQVNQIRVLRSDDNNEISEWVEEYTLGTTHSEIGHLMAEKWNFPEEILDVIRYHHKPWQCKTRNNILCQIIYLADILANIGRGKGNYFTVEPEVLEYFEISSEKEFRDMQDSFKLKFEEHREEYQNLLA; translated from the coding sequence ATGTCGATTCCTCCGCTCATTACCTTCCAAGAGGACTTTCTTTCCGGAAAGCTGATTTCCAAGGAATATGTCCACTTTTCGGAAATCGACTGTCCAGAACTAGATGTTTGGATTGGGAGAGTGGTTCGTAGTATCTCTTTAGAATTCCTACATGAAATCCTTTTTACCATTCTCAGTGAACTACTAGTAAACGGATGTAAGGCTAATGGGAAACGTGTTTTTTTTAAGGAACAAGGTTTGAATCTCTGGGATGATAAAGACTACGCCAGAGGAATTCCCATGTATAAGGATGAATTTGGTCATAACCGCAAAAGAGTCTTTTTGGCACTCGATCATTCCAATTACAAGATAACATTAAGCACCATTTGTAAAGAAGACTATATCGAATTCCGAGTTAGAAATAATGCAAAAATCCTTCCAGAAGAAAAAAACAGAATATTAAAAAGGGTTGAAGCTTCCAAAAAATACAAAAACATTAATGACGCCTATCGTGAGTCAGTTGACAATGAAGAGAGCTCTGGACTTGGGATTGTACTCATCCACATTTTACTCAGAAATTCAGGGATATCGAATCAATTCTTTCAATTGATGACAACCGATGATTTTACGGAAGTCATCATTAGGATTCCGAAACAACTCATACCAAAAGAAAATCAAACTAATATAAAAAATTTGTTATTACGTGAAGTAAATAGCCTTCCTCCGCTACCTCCGCAAATTCAAAAGCTGATTCTGATTGCAAAGAAAAAGGATGTCGATTGGCACGAAATAGCGGCTCAAGTAGAAAAGGATCCAGCCATCACTGCGGAAATTCTAAAAATTGCAAATTCTCCTTTATTTGGAGCACATACACCGATTATTTCCGTGTTGGAAGGTGTCAAAAGGATTGGTCTAAAAAATCTTGAATCCATATTTTTAACATTAGGTGCGAAAAAAATACTTAACTCTCGTTACGCGAAACAGGTGTTAGTATGGACACATTCTTTCAAAACTTCTATGTATGCAAGGTTTCTAATAGAAGATCGTAAAAAACATTTGAAGTTATTAGAACCTGCTATCATTTCTGCCCTACTTCATGACTTAGGTAGAATGGTTCTTCTTTCCCTGGACTTAAGTCAGGTAAACCAAATTAGAGTTCTTAGAAGTGATGATAATAATGAAATTTCAGAATGGGTAGAAGAATACACTTTAGGAACCACACATTCAGAAATCGGTCATTTGATGGCAGAAAAGTGGAATTTCCCAGAAGAGATTTTAGATGTCATACGATACCATCACAAACCTTGGCAATGCAAAACTAGAAACAATATCCTATGTCAGATCATTTATCTGGCAGACATTCTTGCCAATATAGGTCGTGGTAAAGGAAATTATTTCACTGTCGAACCTGAGGTTTTGGAATATTTTGAAATTTCTTCAGAAAAGGAGTTTCGCGATATGCAAGATAGTTTTAAACTCAAATTTGAGGAACATAGAGAAGAGTATCAAAATCTCTTAGCGTAA